The Nicotiana sylvestris chromosome 6, ASM39365v2, whole genome shotgun sequence genomic sequence cacctgggataaccttgcagtcctcgcacaaccttctgtcgcatctcctgaggaggagatagtcaatctgagtcttcgccaccgaactttggtaagtaaccaaatgttcatcccgcttcgtaaaactcgagtttgcaatgactagatcgaaagccttggcaaagtccaacagcgcaatgccccctccgttccgctctccgaaaccaaatccgccatgcacctcagtgtacccacctgcagataacccaatatgaccattgaaatctcctcctatgaataacctctcagaaggcggtatactacgaacaatctcatccaacccctcccaaaattgccttttaatatcctcatccaagcctgcttgtggtgcgtacgcgctaacgacatttaaagtaccctcacccaccaccaacttaatagtcattagcctATCATTCACCCGTCTGACCTCCACCACGgactccctaagatggctatctaccaggatacccactccattcttacccttcaggacaccagagtaccacaacttatacccatccacatttttcgccctcgatccgacccacctagtatCCTGGACACAcactatattaatcttcctcttctgcaagattttcgccaactctatagaTTTACTcattagtgaacctatgttccgaTTCTCCTAGTCATAGCTCACACATAGactcaaaataaagaaatcagTCTAACACATAGCAACAGGTAGAGGAGATCAGACCAGCACACCAAAAATAAGTAAAGGAAGTCTTCAAAAGCTcatagtaacaagtgaggaaaattttaagaaattagggttttaacaaagttgggttaaaaatggtaagaactcagaataCGTCAGGACAAACAAAGGAAATGATCTAACCATAAAGAACTCAATCGAAACAGGCATACATACAAAATAAATGAAGACAGGTTCAGAACCCTGGATAAAACCAAAAATACCTAGGATTTTCAACACaatgaaccaggtagaagaaaaacataaaaaaacCGTTTGAATATAGTAAAATCATAAGACAACACTAAAAATCGGAGAAGAAGTCTTTTAAAAAAagttaagaaaaccctaatcttgaagacGGGGAGTCACTTGGAAAGAAATTGGAGAAACCTTTAAGAAAACACCAAGAGGTTAATAACATACACAAATCTAAgtcagatctgaaagaaaattggaaatttttttttttaaaaactagggtttcaaagaacccagaaaaagtgagaaaacttcgaaaagttaccgatctagttggaaaagccatggatctgactcgaacggccatgAATGACCGGAAAAGGCCATGGATAGAAGTTTGAGCAAGGtttggactagatctcttcgataTCTTTCCACGAAATCACAAAAGCGGGCCACTAGGAGATGTATGAGACAGGTACACGTCTCAAACgaccatgggagtccatggattgggtAAGGATCGAAGGAGATTAGGGCtagtttgggtggcggcggctagggtttgagtgagGTTGCatagagaattggagaggaaaggggaCTAAAGGGTGGCGGGTTGgtgggaaatgaattaggttagggggtcgtttaggtttaatttggtaaggggcaacgtggaccgttgatctgggagatcaacgatcGAGATTAGAgagggtaggtggggatccgggtttgggtaggaTTGA encodes the following:
- the LOC138870518 gene encoding uncharacterized protein, with product MSKSIELAKILQKRKINIVCVQDTRWVGSRAKNVDGYKLWYSGVLKGKNGVGILVDSHLRESVVEVRRVNDRLMTIKLVVGEGIMTTSRKRCTTGPSSRNQAGRARSREAAIARPFDNTRFVSAKAQNRFVEKAEKKPIPERAVDMRKL